One stretch of Caldisericota bacterium DNA includes these proteins:
- a CDS encoding aminotransferase class I/II-fold pyridoxal phosphate-dependent enzyme: protein MPLDKVKEVLSAHLKGLEDKGALKGNETAITGIKPAQSDKGPRYFIQGYGEKGFLRMNANNYLGMSLKKKVIEAEEKAAKEFGAGPGAVRFIGGTYTPHIALEKKLAEFHSREASMIFSSAYSAVVGILAPMITQDTIVISDELNHNCIINGIKLSRPRDKKIYKHNDMGSLASVLESSVGNCKRVIIVTDGIFSMRGDHAPLKKIADLAEKYNSSFEEGVLTFVDDSHGVGAIGETGRGTTEYTHEDRIDVLVATLGKALGVNGGYVVSSAEVIRFLRETAPFYIYSNPITPPEASAALVSLEILDSDEGRAMLKHLREMTARFESGLIDMRYEVIKGEHPIVPLMVRDTEKTTELVGYLKDNGILVTGLNFPVVPKGNQEIRFQICADHTEHDIDYVLGVLRKYKETR from the coding sequence ATGCCACTTGATAAAGTTAAAGAGGTGTTATCGGCTCATTTAAAAGGGTTGGAAGATAAGGGAGCGCTTAAAGGAAATGAAACAGCAATAACTGGCATAAAACCGGCACAAAGTGATAAAGGTCCTAGATATTTTATACAAGGTTATGGCGAAAAAGGATTTTTGCGAATGAACGCGAATAACTATCTCGGAATGTCTTTAAAAAAGAAAGTAATAGAAGCTGAGGAAAAAGCTGCAAAGGAATTTGGAGCTGGACCTGGGGCTGTAAGATTTATAGGTGGTACTTATACTCCTCATATAGCGCTGGAGAAAAAACTTGCTGAATTCCATAGCAGAGAAGCATCTATGATCTTTAGTTCTGCATATTCGGCAGTGGTAGGCATATTAGCACCTATGATTACGCAAGATACTATTGTGATAAGCGATGAATTGAATCATAATTGTATTATTAATGGTATAAAATTATCCAGGCCGAGGGACAAAAAGATATATAAGCATAATGATATGGGTAGCCTAGCGTCAGTTTTAGAGAGTTCAGTTGGCAATTGCAAGCGGGTTATAATTGTAACTGATGGCATCTTTAGTATGAGGGGAGATCATGCTCCGCTTAAAAAAATAGCAGATTTAGCTGAAAAATACAATTCTAGTTTTGAAGAAGGGGTTCTTACATTTGTTGATGATTCACATGGTGTTGGTGCTATTGGAGAAACAGGTAGAGGAACAACGGAATATACACATGAAGATAGAATTGATGTGTTAGTTGCGACCCTTGGCAAAGCTCTCGGAGTAAATGGTGGGTATGTGGTAAGCAGTGCAGAGGTAATAAGGTTTTTGCGTGAAACTGCTCCATTTTATATTTATTCTAATCCTATTACTCCGCCAGAAGCAAGTGCAGCGCTTGTTTCATTAGAGATATTGGATAGCGATGAGGGAAGAGCGATGTTAAAACATTTACGTGAGATGACTGCACGATTTGAATCCGGCCTAATAGATATGAGGTATGAGGTAATAAAAGGAGAGCATCCTATTGTACCTCTTATGGTGAGGGATACAGAGAAAACTACAGAGCTTGTTGGATATTTAAAAGATAACGGTATTTTAGTGACTGGTCTTAATTTTCCTGTAGTTCCAAAAGGAAATCAAGAGATACGATTCCAAATCTGTGCTGACCATACCGAGCATGATATAGATTACGTGCTTGGAGTATTGCGCAAATACAAAGAAACTCGCTAA